Part of the Methanobacterium paludis genome is shown below.
CTCATTATAATGGACAGTGGAATTGGATTATCCGAAGATTTAGACTTAAATAAAACAAAATCAATGGGTTTAACACTAGTAAATGCGTTGGTAATGCAGTTGGATGGTAAAATGGAACTTCAAAGAGATGGTGGAACTGCATTTAAGATAAAATTTAAAGAATTAGGATATAAAAAAAGGATTTAAGAAAGTTAAATAATTTTAACCTAAAATAACATTTTATAACATTAACAACACGTATTTCGTGTTATAAATATTTTAAAATCATTAAAACGTTGAAAAGCACTTTCTACTTATTTTTAAATAATATATAGAACTTACAATATAATACTTTATTAAGATTTATTTTAACACCTGAAGGAGGAATAAAATGAAAGCGGATGCAATAAAAATCGTTGACGGAGTATACTGGGTTGGAGTACTGGATTGGGATTTACGAAATTACCATGGATACACTCTTAACGGAACAACTTACAATGCATATATTGTTTTTGGAGATGAAAAAGTAGCTATCATAGACAACACTTATCCTGGAAGTTCTGCTCAGCTTTGGGGAAGAATCAAGGATGCATTCAATGAAGAGGGCCGACCATTAAAGGTGGACGTGATCATCCAGAACCACGTTGAAAAGGACCACAGCGGCGCCCTAACAGAAATCTGCAAAAAATTCCCAGATGCACCGGTTTACTGCACGCAAACAGCAGTTCAAGGATTAAAGAGACATTATCCTTCACTTGAGGGTGTTGACTTCAGGCCTGTTAAAACAGGAGATACCTTGGATCTTGGAGGAAAAGAACTGGTATTTCTCGAGGCCAAAATGCTCCACTGGCCTGACAGCATGTTCACAATGCTCATGGAGGATGGGATACTATTTTCAAACGATGCATTCAGCCAGCATCTCTGCCTCACAGAAAGGTTAGACAGTGAAATTCCAGAATATGTTATAATGGATGCTTCAGCCAAGTTTTATGCCAACTTACTAACCCCACTTTCAGGACTTATACTCAGGAAATTTGATGAAGTAAGCAAATTAGAATTACTCGATGAGATAGAGATGATCGCACCGGCACATGGCCAGATCTGGACAGACCCAATGAAGATAATAGAAGCTTACACCAACTGGGCCACAGGCAAATGTAAGGATAAGGCAACAATCATCTATGATACAATGCATGGATCAACTCAAAAAATGGCTCATGCCATTGCAGAAGGTTTAATGAGCGAGGATGTGGATGTTTCAATGTACTTCCTCCATGAGGATGAACGAAGCGAAATCGTAACGGATATTCTGGAAAGTAAAGCGGTTTTATTTGGTATTCCCACAATGTTCAACGAACCGTACCCCAGTATCGGTGATTTAATCTTCTATTTAAGGGGTTTAAGCTTTAACAGGACAGGTTTAAAAAGAAAAGCCGTTATCTTCGGTTCAATGGGATGGGCCGGTAAAGCTGTCAACAAGCTGGCAGATGAGCTTGAAAAATGTGGATTTGAAGTATATGACAACTACGAGGTTAACTACGTTCCAACAGAAGAGGAACTTGATAAGTGCTATGAAATTGGTAAACAGCTTGCCATAGAAATTAAGAAAATGGGTGAAGACTAGATTAATGATATTTTAATACTAGTTGAGTAAAGGAATTAGGAATGAATAAAGGAATTGGAATTAAATGGGGGTTATAAAAATGAAAACTTTAGAATTTGACAGCCGACTGGACTCAAGGAAAAAATTGATGGCAATTTTATTCTGGACAAACCGTAAAACTGCCAGAACTGAAGGTTGTGCACCTTTTCTCATTAAAAAGATATCAACAGAAGAGAAAACTTATACACCCGAAGGAAAGAAGCTTCTGAAATTAACAGACGAAATTATGGACCATATTATTGAAGATATTGATAATGGTAAGCCCATTGAGTTTGAGATAAGTATGGGGAAAGAGTTCATAAGAGCACAGCTTGAAGGAAACATTTTTTCTGTGTCAACCGAGAAAAGCGGTGAGATAGAAGATGAGATCATAGAAAAATTAGAAACCGAACTTACAAAAAAATATCCCAGCGTATGTTCTTCATTTAAACCACGTGTAACTCCTAAGAGTTGATCTAAAAAATCAACTAGCAACCAATCCTATAAAACCAGCAAATTAATTCTATAGATTCCAAAAAAGTTGATAGAACCTGTATCCCATAAAAATATTCAATAAACATCTGATTAATTTCTTTTTATTTTCTTTTTATTTTCAATTTTTGAATAGTTTCATCAGAATAATCAATCAGAATAATCACATCTTGAAACAAAAACAAAACAGGATCTTATGAAACAACATCACTAAAACGCAACAAATACATCTTTAAAAGAAATGAAATTCAATAAAAGCTTTAATTTTTAAGCTTTTATGGCTCTTATTATGTCTCCATCTGAGATTATGCCCTTTATCTCATGATCCTCAATAACTACAAGCTGGTTTATTATCTCATTTTCGGATCCAAATTCATTCATCTTTTGAACCGTGGTTAAAAGGTCGTCTTCTGGGCTTACATATACAACATCTTTGACCATAACCTTTTCAACAATGGTTCCGAGTTCGTAGTTATCTAATATAAGGTTGTGTCCTAAATCTGTTGCTGTTACAATCCCTACAAGTATATCATTATTATCAACAACAGGAAGCGAGCTCACCCTGTGCTTCATGAGTTTTTCAAAGGCAAAAACAACATCTTCACTTGGTGGAACAGTTATAACGTTCCTTGTCATTACATCTTTAACTTTTAATTTCTCCAACATCTTCTTCACTTCCGTATGTCTTTGTAATATGTTCTATCATGGAGTCTATTGTTGTTGTAACATCAATATTTTCAACAACAGGGACATGATTCTTAATTGCCAGGCCTTCAATATATTTGTGTGTTCTTCTGATTGCCCCAAAATAGTTCATATAACGTTCAAGAGGCCTTCTCGCCCACATTTGCCTGCATCTAGAGTAAAATCTTCCTTTATGTATTTCTTCATCTTGTAGGGTTAAAACAAACATGGACACATTACTTTTACTCACTAACTCTTCTTTGATGAACCCTGGTACTATGTGAACTCCCTCTATAACTATACTTATACCCTCTTTGAGGGCCCTTTCTATGACTGCCTCAACACCAACACTCACAGTATCAACATGGTCACGAAATCCAATTAAAACCTCATCAGATTCTGGAGGGGTAGGTATCCTTAAAGAACTAAAAGCAGTGTAACTCGACTCATATAAAGTTGGTAAAAGCTCTTTGGACACGATTTTACGCATTACTTCCCTTATCATGTCTGTGCTTATCATATTTCTTATTCCAAGTCGGTTTGCAAGTTCAAATGCAATTGAAGATGTTCCAACACCAGAAGCACCACCAATAAGTATTATAAGAGGTTCTTTACATTTTCTAATACTTTTCCAAAGCCCATATTTCTCTGCTATTTCCTTATCTTCTTCTCTGAGTTTTTTTAGGACTATTCTTATGAGATCATCCAGGTTTATCAGATCAACGCCCTCACTTTTCAGGTGAGCTTCTATCTGGGATGCAAAAGTATAAGCCTTGTTAGGATCCATTTCAGCCCGGGTTAAAGATCTGGCTAAAACTCCTTTTGAAAATGGTTCCTCATATTTTTTACCGCTTACTTCTCCTTCAACCATTATCAATTTCAACTTCTCACCTCAAAATAGGATACTGAGCACATTATATATTAATCAACATTGAAACACAATTGATTAGGTTAACCTCATTTAAATTATTGTCGGTTTTAACCCGGATATAAACTTAAAAAATAAAAAACTGTTGATTGGATATTAAAGACTTATGATCTGGGTATTTACCTTTGTATCATCTTCATCAGAATCTTCCACATTTATTAAGCATGCAAATCCCTGCGAGAGTTCACCAGGATTAACAACTTTAGTATTACCAATCTCATCTGTGGCTCTTGCTTCGTGTATATGGCCGCAAATATTTAAAGATGGCTGAAACTCTTCTATTACCTGCCTGATAGCTTCGCTACCTACATGATCACCAGAAGGGATGAGATCTGCCTTGGTTCCTTGTGGAGGGGCGTGGGTTACAAAAAAGGTTACTTTCTGATCCTTTATTTCTTCCATGGCCTTCTTGGCCTCATCATAGATCTGGAACTCCTCAAATTCCAGGGGAGTGTTGAAAGGTGTTGGGTTTGAACCTCCAAATCCACATATGCCTATATTTTTAATTACAACACTTCTTCCATGGATATTAATGGCATTTGAATTATCTATTTTACCATAAATACCTGCAGGGTCACAGTTACCAGGTATTGTAAGAACCGGTGCTCCGAATGAACTTATTTCATTCAGTATTTCTTCTCCCAGCTCTGCAGGTCCGAAGTTTGTTATGTCTCCTGCCAGGATCACAAGGTCAACATGATTTTTTTTTAGATAATTCAAGAGCTTTTGATATTTACCGTGTAAGTCACTTACTGCAAGGATCTTCATGATAAACCTCCTTTAAAACTTTTATAATAAAAGTTCCCCATTTAAACCTGCAGTATCAAATAAGAACTTAATTCAGTTTATTAAGTAATAAAAACTGAAACTGAATGAAAACTGCAAATTTAAACAAGAAATGATAAAAAAAATTCGAATTTTTTTTTAATCCATCTGCTCTTTGAAGAAGGGGGATATTTCTTTTAAACTGTCTTTTATGTGTTCATCATCCCCATAAATTACAACAATTTCGTCGTTTTCAAATTCCATTATTACATTGTGATATTCTTCAATTTCCTGAAGTCTGTCTTCTGAAATTGGCTTTTTGAAAGTTATTCTTACCATTGAAAATCCAGATGGGGCACCCACAACAAATTTAGATTTTTTCTCGCCTAATTTATATAATTGTTCGCCTCGAGAAACTTTTTTGAGCTTTTCCATCCACAGTTCTCGATAATCATCACCCTGCTTTTCTGCAAAGTCCATAAGAGTTATCTGGACAGAGCTCATAAATTCATTTATGCGTTTTACCTCTTTATTTCTCTCAGGATCAGTTGGATCTACTTTGTAGAAGTTTATTAAGGTTTTGGCCATCCTTATATCTTCTATCACGGCTTGAGATATTTCAACACCTTTCTTCTTCAGGTCTGTTAATAAATCAACAAGCACCATCCATGTCTGTTCCATGGGTAAACTATTCATAGGTGTCCTTCCAGTATTTTTTTGGAGTTGTAATTTAATTTAGCTTCTGCTTTTTTTAACTCTTCTTCTATTTCTTTTACATCCTTGTATGAATCTAGAAAAATAACGTGATGACTTTCTGTGCCGCTTATATTTAAGATTGCAATATTATCATCTTCTTTAATGTTTTTCTTCTCAATTGAGGCTTTATACTGTACGAATGGACCATATTTTTCAGGTAGTTCATTGTATTTGAATACTCCAACAAGACTTGCAACAAACAAAAGAAACACCCCTTTGTTTTTGAATTATTTTAAAACGATTTGTTTTAAACGAAATATTTTAAGAATAGATTAATTTTGGTTTTTAGAATTTAAATTTTTTTGGTTAAAAATTTAGACTAAAAAAAAGTTCCAGACTAAAAAATTTAGATTTAGAAAAAAAGAAAGAGGGAGAGAATAAATTATTCTCCTCCAGTTATTATGTCCAATTTTTTGATTGCAGGATCAGCACTTATTTGCTGAACATCTACTGTAATTTCCTCTGGACTTAATCCCATTGCAAGGCCATAAAGCTGTGCAAGGTGGAATACTGGTAGCTGGAAGTTTGTTCCGTATTTTTCGTTCACTTCTTTCTGTCCCACATCGAACTGTAGGTGGCAGAATGGGCAAACGTTCACTATTGCGTCAACACCAGCGTCACTCATGTTCTGGAGTTTTTCTTTGGTGTAGTCGAGTGTGACATCAAGGTCACGTGCTCTTAAACCTCCACCTGCTCCACAGCACATCATTTTTTCTTTGTAAGGTACTGATTTTGCTCCAGTTACTTCAACGAGTTCATCAAGTATTGTTGGTTTCATAGGGTTGTCTATACCTACCTCTGCACGTGGTTTGAGGAAGTGGCAACCGTAGTGAACTGCAACATTGAGGTTTAATGGAGTTGTAACTGCTTCTGATAATTTGTCGAGTCCTACATCATTGTAGAGTACCTCTGCAAAGTGTCTTACATTAACTTCTCCTTTGAACTCCCTTCCAACTTCTTCAAGGACGCCGTTTATTTTTCCTTTGAATTCTTCATCCTCTTTGAGAAGGTTGTTTGTTTCACGTAGTGAGCCGAAACATCCGTTACACTCTGTAAGAACGTCCATACCCATGTCTTCAGCTATGGTTATGTTCCTTGCTGCTATTGAAGCCCATGTTGTTTTATCGAATGATCCGAAAACACCTGGTGCTGGGCAGCATGATGCTCCTTCCATATCTTCAAGTCCAACTCCGAGCTTGTCCATCATGATCCTGGTTGCTTTTTCAATTCCAGGGTACCTGTTGTTCATTATACATCCTAAGAAATATGCGAATGCCATATTGATTCCTCCTTATTCGAGTTCTCCGGTTTCCCAGTTGTATCCGACAAGTTTGTCGAATCCTGTTCTTTTCATCATTGTCTGTAGTTCTTTGAGTGCTTCTGGGAACTCGTGGGTTGTTGGTGGTAATTCAGTTAATCCTACCCTTTTCCTGAGTTCTTTTGTTGCTGAGTTTATTGGCACACCGTGTCCTGTTTTGAGAACAAATGATCCTGTTGCTTTGTGGGCAGGTGCCATGTATCCAGCTTTAGCTGCTTCATTTCTTACAGCTTTAACAATGTCAACAATTTTTATGCCTCTTGGGCATCTTTCCTGACATTCGTAACAAGTTGTGCACATCCATATTGTGTCATCAGATAATACATCGTCTTTAAGACCCATGACGGCTCTTCTTACAACACTTCTTATCCTGTAAGGTGTTCTCCTTCCGGAAGGACATGCTCCGGTACAGGTACCACACTGGAAACAGATTGCTACTGTTTCTGCACCAGCGTCCATTATCTGCTGTTTAAAATCTGTATCTATATTTTCACGGGTTATAACATCAGTTTCTATTCCTTCGAGTAAAGTCATACTACCACTCCTTTCGGTTTTGGTTTTATCAGATTTATTTTCCTTTTCTGTAACTGTTTCTGGCTCTGTTGATTCAATCTTTGTTTCTGACTCTTTTTGTTTTTCTGTTGTCTTTGGTACTTCTTCCTCAGTTTGAGGGTCTTTGATTGTTTCTTTCTTTTGCGTGACTGATTCTGTGGTTTCGGTTTCTTCAACAGTTTTCTGTTTTTTATCTTCCACTGCTTTCTCTGTTTTCACTTCTGAATCTGATTGTTCCACTGAATTCTCTGCTTCTTCTTTATCGGGTTCTTCGTCCCCGGTTAACATTTTTTTTAAGCGTTTTAGGGTTTTCATTCTTGCTCACACCCTGATTGTTTTATGTCTCTGTGTGAAAACTTATAATTTCCATGTTTTAGGTGTGATGAATGCTACATATATAGGTTGTGTAAAAATCAGCAACTGTAACCTTTTTGGTGACAGTGCTTTCCATCAAACTTTTCCCTGCTTCAAATTGGAAATCATTTCAAATAGTGATGTTTTGCAGATTCTCTTATATTTTTTCTAAGGAAAAATTCCTTAACAAGTCCTTACAGGGTGATTTGATGCTCTATACCAAAAAAATCATTCCACCCTTTTAAATATAATAAATGATAGTATCATGTAATAAAATATAGATAGAAGTGATGATAAGAAAAATACAATGTGAATGTGGCGAAAAAACCTTGAAGGCACGGATACTGTCAAATTGTGGGAGCTATTTGAATACTCATAAAACTAGCGAGTTTATAGGAGTTTCAGGGTTTATTTAGAGTTGTGGAGCTTGGATTTGTATTGAGGCAGGGTTAGTATTTCCTATTGATCTTAGTTGCAGGTAATATCTCTACGATTTGAGGAAGAAATACCTAAAAAACGTGGAAAATTTTTGATATGGGCATCAATAGTTGTCAGGATTGTTGCTCTGTACTTACCTAGTTAATATAGTGCTATGCCTGATATGAGTGATCATCATGAGTGATGGATTGATTTTATTTATAATCAGTATGGCTTACGTAGTTACTTTAGCATACTTTCAAAATAAGAAATGGGAGAAAAGACGGAAAGACATTATTATGGGAATTAACGCCATAATTTGGACTATGATAATGATTGCAGCATTAAAATTATGATTATAAATGGATAAAGTTGAATGGGCTGTTCTTAAATTAAAATCAATTTCTAAACGTCTTTTAAATTTCTTTGAAATTGAAGGACACTTCTCGAAAATTTCGCACCTACAGTTACAATTTTCAATAAATATATTTTAATCTTCCGAATTTAGTTAGAACACTACATAAATCTTTAATCTATTTTCATTTTGTTGAATCAAACGATTAGGAAAAACTCTTTTACAAGTTCATCATTATAATATTTACATAGAAAACTTCATGTTTTTAATTCACGTTCTTTGAAATAAAATATTAATATTATACACATGACATTTGGAGGTACCATGATAGAAGTTACACTACACGACGGCCCTGCAAGACTTGGAAAATACGAAGATATAAAAACGCCAGCAATACTCAAACCAGACGATTCATTACCATTTATAAAAGACGAACCAATGCCTTACAACGTTCCAAAATCCATGGCTGAGTGGTCTGTCAATCAAACAGTTGCAAACGCTAAAAAAAGTGATGAACATGGATTGAGTGTTATTCATGGCTCTAAATATCCTGATTTAAGGGTTAAATGTGCTAATGAACTTGAAAAACTTGGAAATAGTGTTTTAATGGTTGCAAATTCAGAGAAGCTTTTGGAAAGGCCCATGGATCTGGTTGAGATTCTTGTGAAGCTGAGGGAAGGCCTAAACCCAAATTCTGCAATTTATTTCCCATTTGCAGATGCTTCATTCATCCCGCTTCTGGCTTATCTGGGTGTGGACTTTTTTTCAGAAGACATATGTGAGTTCTACGCTTATTTAAAGGTCATTATGACCCCAACAACAAAATATGACCTCAAAAAGTACCATATATTTGATATGAACTTTGAAGAGCTCAAAGAATACAATGAAAAAACCATGGACTTCGTTTTGAGGGAAGTGCGTGAAAATATCAAAAATGGAACTCTCAGAAACCTTGTGGAAGAAAGGTGCTGTTCATCTCCAGAGGCAATGACTGCTTTAAGAATATTAGACAGGGATTATCCTGATTTTTTAGATAGATATACTCCTATCTACTGAAATCTCTGAATATCTACTGAAATCTTTTAAAACTAGTCATTTTTTTAAATTTTTAAGTATTTATTTTTTTAAAAAATATTGAAATTTCTAAAAATTAATCTTTAAAAACTGTTAAAATATCTAAAAATTCGTTTTTAGTAAAAAAAACTGTTATAAAGTTCTAAAAAAGAAATAAAAAGAGCATTCTATTAAAAAATAGCAACTGATGTTTTAATTGTTAGATATTTAATTCCTTGTTTAATCCTTTTTAATTGAAGAAACCAGATAATGGTACGGACTCACATCAGCAGTTTCCAGTACCTCAAACCCATATTGATTCAATATACTTTCCACATCTGATGGGCTAATCCTCACCTCAAAGGGCGGACCTCTAACTGATTCTATTTTTTTAAATTCAACCAGGGCAAATATGCCTTCAGGTTTTATAACCCTTCGAATCTCATTCATTACCTCTTCAACTTCATCTTCTGCAACAAAGCCGTGCATAACATTGGCCATAACACCAACATCAATAGAGTTATCTTTTAAAGGTAATTTTTGGGTTAAATCTGCAACCTTTGCCTCAATATTGGTTATTCCTTTATCCTGAACTTGTTTTTTCACTTTGTCTATGGATTCTTCATAGACGTCCAGAGCATGAACCTTACCTTCTTTTCCAACAATAGAAGATGCTACTATTGAGATGTAACCGTCACCGCAGCCTGCATCCAGGAATGTATCTCCAACTTTTAAACCAGTTTTTTCAAGCACTGTTTCAGCACTTAGAACATCCTTACTAGATTTACCGTGATGCTTGTGTCCTTGTTTATCAGACATATTTTATCGCCTCTTCAAATTAATGAATACATTGAAATTTTTAAATTGGTATGATTATGTTTAAATAAATATGTTTAACTCTCTTTTTTACGTTTAATAGTTTATCTTAATATTACTATTAATAAAAAGTTTAATAAAAAAAAGAAAATAGCTGAAAAGCTATTTTCAGCCCACAATATTTGCCATAGATTCCTGTTTTAATTCCTGTTTTAGTGCGTTCTGTTTATGCGGTCCAAAAACATTTTATTAATATTCAACCTTCCGGCCTCATTCTTGTTCTGGAGAATAAGAAAACTCCTATGACAAACAAAATCACTGTAAGTATGAGGCTCATCAGAACATCAAATGATATTGCGTTCCATCCCCCTCCATAGGTTAAAGTAGCACGTAAGGCGTTTAGAGTATTTGTCCATGGAATAAAATCATATACCTGAATTGTGTGGCCCATGAAGGTTCCTATAACTGCTTGTGGGAGCTGAAAGAATGCACCGACAGCGAAACTCATCGGCACCACAATAAGGGTTCCAAGGCTGGATGCCTGCTTTGCATCCCTTGCAAATGCAGCTATAATCATTCCTAGAGATATTGATGATACTCCACCAATCACACCAACAATTACAGCAAGGATTAACGATATGATTCCTCCCTGCCAGTGGAATCCCATTGCTATAGCCACAACGAAGAGTATTATTACTTGTGCTGCTGCAACAAATGACCATGGAATGACTCCGCCAAATAAGAAGTCAAATGATGTCATTTTAGACATTTTAAGTCTTCTAAGTGTTCCACTTTCCACTTCTTTTGTGAGTATTGCAGCAACACTGGTTGCAAGAAGTAGTATTGCAAACACTATCATTCCTGGAGCAATAAAGTCAAAGCTTGTGAATGATTCTGTTCCAGGGATTCCTTCCACCTTACTTTGTATGTATTTTTGAGGTTCAGCACCATGAGTTCCCTTGATACTATTCTGGACATTTGTGACAAGCTGGTCCTGGTACCCACTTAAAACACCTACAAGTATGCCTTGAGTTGTTCCAAAGCCCATGTAACCTGTGTCACCACGGATTATCAAAGTTGAAGTGCTTGTATTTGATGAATTCTGCCCTGTGGTTGTAGTTAATACGCTTGATCCTGAAGTAACTGATTGAGCTGTGATTGTTATCAACGAAGATGCCGATTTTGAGAAGTTCGCAGGGATTATAAGTTCTGCATCTGCATCTCTCTGTTTTACCATTTG
Proteins encoded:
- a CDS encoding FprA family A-type flavoprotein, producing the protein MKADAIKIVDGVYWVGVLDWDLRNYHGYTLNGTTYNAYIVFGDEKVAIIDNTYPGSSAQLWGRIKDAFNEEGRPLKVDVIIQNHVEKDHSGALTEICKKFPDAPVYCTQTAVQGLKRHYPSLEGVDFRPVKTGDTLDLGGKELVFLEAKMLHWPDSMFTMLMEDGILFSNDAFSQHLCLTERLDSEIPEYVIMDASAKFYANLLTPLSGLILRKFDEVSKLELLDEIEMIAPAHGQIWTDPMKIIEAYTNWATGKCKDKATIIYDTMHGSTQKMAHAIAEGLMSEDVDVSMYFLHEDERSEIVTDILESKAVLFGIPTMFNEPYPSIGDLIFYLRGLSFNRTGLKRKAVIFGSMGWAGKAVNKLADELEKCGFEVYDNYEVNYVPTEEELDKCYEIGKQLAIEIKKMGED
- a CDS encoding CBS domain-containing protein — its product is MLEKLKVKDVMTRNVITVPPSEDVVFAFEKLMKHRVSSLPVVDNNDILVGIVTATDLGHNLILDNYELGTIVEKVMVKDVVYVSPEDDLLTTVQKMNEFGSENEIINQLVVIEDHEIKGIISDGDIIRAIKA
- a CDS encoding 2-phosphoglycerate kinase gives rise to the protein MIMVEGEVSGKKYEEPFSKGVLARSLTRAEMDPNKAYTFASQIEAHLKSEGVDLINLDDLIRIVLKKLREEDKEIAEKYGLWKSIRKCKEPLIILIGGASGVGTSSIAFELANRLGIRNMISTDMIREVMRKIVSKELLPTLYESSYTAFSSLRIPTPPESDEVLIGFRDHVDTVSVGVEAVIERALKEGISIVIEGVHIVPGFIKEELVSKSNVSMFVLTLQDEEIHKGRFYSRCRQMWARRPLERYMNYFGAIRRTHKYIEGLAIKNHVPVVENIDVTTTIDSMIEHITKTYGSEEDVGEIKS
- a CDS encoding metallophosphoesterase, which encodes MKILAVSDLHGKYQKLLNYLKKNHVDLVILAGDITNFGPAELGEEILNEISSFGAPVLTIPGNCDPAGIYGKIDNSNAINIHGRSVVIKNIGICGFGGSNPTPFNTPLEFEEFQIYDEAKKAMEEIKDQKVTFFVTHAPPQGTKADLIPSGDHVGSEAIRQVIEEFQPSLNICGHIHEARATDEIGNTKVVNPGELSQGFACLINVEDSDEDDTKVNTQIISL
- a CDS encoding DUF2096 domain-containing protein; this encodes MNSLPMEQTWMVLVDLLTDLKKKGVEISQAVIEDIRMAKTLINFYKVDPTDPERNKEVKRINEFMSSVQITLMDFAEKQGDDYRELWMEKLKKVSRGEQLYKLGEKKSKFVVGAPSGFSMVRITFKKPISEDRLQEIEEYHNVIMEFENDEIVVIYGDDEHIKDSLKEISPFFKEQMD
- a CDS encoding DUF749 domain-containing protein gives rise to the protein MFVASLVGVFKYNELPEKYGPFVQYKASIEKKNIKEDDNIAILNISGTESHHVIFLDSYKDVKEIEEELKKAEAKLNYNSKKILEGHL
- the hdrB gene encoding CoB--CoM heterodisulfide reductase subunit B; translation: MAFAYFLGCIMNNRYPGIEKATRIMMDKLGVGLEDMEGASCCPAPGVFGSFDKTTWASIAARNITIAEDMGMDVLTECNGCFGSLRETNNLLKEDEEFKGKINGVLEEVGREFKGEVNVRHFAEVLYNDVGLDKLSEAVTTPLNLNVAVHYGCHFLKPRAEVGIDNPMKPTILDELVEVTGAKSVPYKEKMMCCGAGGGLRARDLDVTLDYTKEKLQNMSDAGVDAIVNVCPFCHLQFDVGQKEVNEKYGTNFQLPVFHLAQLYGLAMGLSPEEITVDVQQISADPAIKKLDIITGGE
- the hdrC gene encoding CoB--CoM heterodisulfide reductase subunit C; translation: MKTLKRLKKMLTGDEEPDKEEAENSVEQSDSEVKTEKAVEDKKQKTVEETETTESVTQKKETIKDPQTEEEVPKTTEKQKESETKIESTEPETVTEKENKSDKTKTERSGSMTLLEGIETDVITRENIDTDFKQQIMDAGAETVAICFQCGTCTGACPSGRRTPYRIRSVVRRAVMGLKDDVLSDDTIWMCTTCYECQERCPRGIKIVDIVKAVRNEAAKAGYMAPAHKATGSFVLKTGHGVPINSATKELRKRVGLTELPPTTHEFPEALKELQTMMKRTGFDKLVGYNWETGELE
- a CDS encoding queuine/other tRNA-ribosyltransferase, encoding MIEVTLHDGPARLGKYEDIKTPAILKPDDSLPFIKDEPMPYNVPKSMAEWSVNQTVANAKKSDEHGLSVIHGSKYPDLRVKCANELEKLGNSVLMVANSEKLLERPMDLVEILVKLREGLNPNSAIYFPFADASFIPLLAYLGVDFFSEDICEFYAYLKVIMTPTTKYDLKKYHIFDMNFEELKEYNEKTMDFVLREVRENIKNGTLRNLVEERCCSSPEAMTALRILDRDYPDFLDRYTPIY
- a CDS encoding class I SAM-dependent methyltransferase, producing MSDKQGHKHHGKSSKDVLSAETVLEKTGLKVGDTFLDAGCGDGYISIVASSIVGKEGKVHALDVYEESIDKVKKQVQDKGITNIEAKVADLTQKLPLKDNSIDVGVMANVMHGFVAEDEVEEVMNEIRRVIKPEGIFALVEFKKIESVRGPPFEVRISPSDVESILNQYGFEVLETADVSPYHYLVSSIKKD
- a CDS encoding ABC transporter permease, whose product is MKFMSIAVKDLKEIIRDRRSLFFILLFPMMFMLVFGFAFGNMGESNEPHNLAVVNYDQGTTLSGEQVNFGDNLTTLLGDVKYQSSDVHMFNITETNESTANQMVKQRDADAELIIPANFSKSASSLITITAQSVTSGSSVLTTTTGQNSSNTSTSTLIIRGDTGYMGFGTTQGILVGVLSGYQDQLVTNVQNSIKGTHGAEPQKYIQSKVEGIPGTESFTSFDFIAPGMIVFAILLLATSVAAILTKEVESGTLRRLKMSKMTSFDFLFGGVIPWSFVAAAQVIILFVVAIAMGFHWQGGIISLILAVIVGVIGGVSSISLGMIIAAFARDAKQASSLGTLIVVPMSFAVGAFFQLPQAVIGTFMGHTIQVYDFIPWTNTLNALRATLTYGGGWNAISFDVLMSLILTVILFVIGVFLFSRTRMRPEG